A genomic window from Methanobacterium sp. BRmetb2 includes:
- the hypA gene encoding hydrogenase maturation nickel metallochaperone HypA, producing MHELSMADAMVKTVIEVAEKNDAQEITEVSIELGEMTLLNPEQLKFMLEVLSEDTLLEGAEIIIDTIPIEIKCHGCGYSGKTPSDDLDHYAPILNCPECESMELEIISGRECNVKSIKIEKSDEDA from the coding sequence ATGCATGAACTTTCTATGGCCGATGCAATGGTTAAAACTGTGATTGAAGTGGCAGAGAAAAATGATGCTCAGGAAATTACCGAAGTCTCAATAGAATTAGGAGAGATGACTCTATTAAATCCAGAACAATTAAAATTTATGTTGGAAGTTTTAAGTGAAGACACATTATTGGAAGGTGCAGAAATTATTATAGATACAATACCCATTGAGATTAAGTGCCACGGGTGTGGTTATTCGGGTAAAACTCCATCTGATGATCTAGATCATTATGCACCTATTTTAAACTGCCCCGAATGTGAATCAATGGAACTTGAAATTATTTCAGGAAGAGAATGTAACGTTAAAAGTATTAAAATTGAAAAAAGTGATGAAGATGCATAA
- the hycI gene encoding hydrogenase maturation peptidase HycI, giving the protein MRGDDGLGPEIAHRLSKKFSEDLHTAIFDGGTVPENYTGTIKKENPSHIILIDAVNMNKTPGFIKLVSKDEIADYNISTHAMPISFLINYLEHHTKAQIILIGIQPKEIDFNGKISIEVEKSLFHLTDLLEKLLTKS; this is encoded by the coding sequence ATGAGAGGTGATGATGGTCTAGGACCTGAAATTGCCCATAGATTATCTAAAAAATTTAGTGAAGATCTTCATACTGCTATTTTTGATGGAGGTACTGTGCCTGAAAATTATACCGGAACCATAAAAAAAGAAAACCCCTCCCACATAATTCTAATTGATGCTGTAAATATGAATAAAACTCCTGGTTTCATAAAACTTGTGAGTAAAGATGAAATAGCTGATTATAACATATCCACCCATGCTATGCCCATATCCTTCTTGATCAATTATTTAGAACACCACACCAAGGCCCAAATAATTTTAATAGGCATTCAACCAAAAGAAATAGATTTTAATGGAAAGATTTCCATTGAAGTAGAAAAAAGCCTGTTTCATTTGACGGACCTGTTGGAAAAATTATTAACTAAATCCTAA
- a CDS encoding UDP-N-acetylmuramyl peptide synthase: MTEIKTSFVADKINGDLVGPDNKISGTFNFLNSASPGDAVIRYWIDENGIRIAAEKEVSCVITEDARGSAIKAAEDIGISLITVERIEIANAFALKWAIDTFAKDSKKVVVTGTNGKSTTAHLLYNILNEAGYSTYCNTDAQSEFNTLIDPMVSKQIAEYNQDIEYLIIEVSEVQGLPDRLMENHPYIMTQAINPDVVVVTNIALDHVNLVNSIHEMFTETAGSVKALENGCAVLNSLDPLVYKMKDLLKPSNNYIFFGEGEISSKKDGIYYKDKLLIEEKILPFKSEHFIYNIMAAVGAAVALGVDDEIIRKGVASYQALDRRFSILNQKPLIIDDFAHNPEGIIATIKNITSLPNANIIIVSAIRGSRGWEINKFNADALVEGLKSKGLSDSDYNLIITSSVDVVDSANLVTADEKDVYLKILRNENIDFVFKDKLYDAIKYAILSAKRDDIILLIGAQGMDPAQKVVKDVFKNLDL; the protein is encoded by the coding sequence ATGACAGAAATAAAAACATCCTTTGTAGCAGATAAGATCAATGGAGATTTAGTTGGTCCCGACAATAAAATAAGCGGCACATTTAATTTTTTAAATAGTGCATCTCCCGGAGACGCAGTTATACGTTACTGGATAGATGAAAACGGTATTAGAATTGCTGCTGAAAAGGAAGTTTCTTGTGTTATAACTGAAGACGCCCGTGGATCTGCAATAAAAGCTGCTGAAGATATTGGTATCTCTTTAATAACTGTTGAACGGATTGAAATTGCCAATGCATTTGCCCTTAAATGGGCTATTGACACTTTTGCCAAGGATTCTAAGAAAGTGGTTGTAACCGGTACCAATGGAAAATCTACAACGGCTCATTTACTTTATAATATATTAAACGAAGCGGGGTATTCTACATATTGTAATACTGATGCCCAATCAGAATTCAACACCCTAATTGATCCAATGGTATCTAAACAAATTGCAGAATATAATCAAGACATTGAATATTTAATAATTGAAGTTTCAGAGGTTCAAGGATTACCGGATCGTTTGATGGAAAATCATCCTTATATAATGACCCAGGCTATAAATCCAGATGTGGTGGTTGTAACAAATATCGCATTGGATCATGTAAATCTAGTAAATTCTATCCATGAAATGTTTACTGAAACTGCTGGTTCAGTTAAAGCGCTAGAAAATGGCTGTGCCGTACTTAATTCGCTTGATCCATTGGTTTATAAAATGAAAGATTTATTAAAACCAAGTAATAATTACATCTTCTTTGGGGAAGGGGAAATATCATCTAAAAAAGACGGCATTTATTATAAGGATAAATTATTAATTGAAGAAAAGATTTTACCATTTAAAAGTGAGCATTTTATTTATAACATCATGGCTGCTGTTGGAGCAGCAGTTGCATTAGGTGTTGATGATGAGATTATCAGAAAAGGAGTAGCTTCTTATCAAGCTCTTGACCGGAGATTTTCAATCCTCAACCAAAAACCTTTGATAATTGATGATTTTGCTCATAATCCAGAAGGAATCATAGCCACCATAAAAAACATAACATCCTTACCTAATGCTAATATTATAATCGTATCTGCCATAAGAGGTTCTAGAGGATGGGAGATTAATAAATTCAATGCAGATGCTCTGGTTGAAGGATTAAAAAGTAAAGGATTAAGTGATTCTGATTACAATTTAATCATTACCAGTAGTGTTGATGTAGTTGACAGTGCTAATCTGGTAACTGCAGATGAAAAGGATGTATACCTTAAAATATTGAGAAATGAGAATATAGATTTTGTATTTAAGGATAAACTATATGATGCAATTAAATATGCCATTTTATCTGCTAAAAGAGATGATATCATATTGTTAATTGGTGCACAGGGTATGGATCCAGCACAAAAAGTAGTTAAAGATGTTTTCAAAAATTTAGATTTATGA
- a CDS encoding histidine kinase: MKVKEAMNPDVIKISPYTRPLEAFERMYKHGVRRLFVLDDDDNPIGVISYSDLIGVLGSLKPGPKEMEVIQVTDIMAKEIITISADDGVEDAANLMLRADISGLLVLEDDKAVGVITKTDICRLVAAEILVAV; the protein is encoded by the coding sequence ATGAAAGTAAAAGAGGCCATGAATCCAGATGTGATAAAAATTAGTCCATACACCAGACCATTAGAAGCCTTTGAAAGGATGTATAAACATGGTGTACGTCGACTTTTTGTATTAGATGATGATGATAATCCTATAGGAGTAATTTCCTATTCAGATCTGATAGGTGTTTTAGGAAGCTTAAAACCCGGGCCGAAAGAAATGGAGGTTATACAAGTAACCGACATTATGGCTAAAGAAATAATTACCATTTCTGCAGATGATGGTGTTGAAGATGCTGCAAATTTGATGTTAAGGGCAGATATATCTGGATTATTGGTATTGGAAGATGATAAAGCTGTAGGTGTAATAACCAAGACAGATATATGTAGATTGGTTGCAGCAGAAATTTTAGTTGCAGTTTAA
- a CDS encoding RNA methyltransferase produces MQLFTTPYHYNLLSDYERLSAFFYAIQENSKGIVYDIGTGSGVLSIFASPYAKKVYAIELNQNASLCALENFKSYPNIQLISGDAKNIEFREKADLIICEMLDTALIDEEQIPVIKNMSQYLKKNGKIIPYKILTGIEPVSMKAEHICYENEELPYQEVLGDLQIYNEINFIKEIKENLNVDLQIKINKKGTFSGVKLTSFTLLTQDMVCGPTPMMNPPMFIPTSKINVEKNNKIRINLKYQMGGGLDSIRIKAKKIFK; encoded by the coding sequence ATGCAACTTTTTACTACACCCTATCATTATAACCTTTTATCTGATTATGAAAGGTTATCTGCTTTTTTTTATGCTATACAAGAAAATTCTAAAGGAATAGTTTACGATATTGGCACTGGTAGTGGAGTACTATCCATATTTGCTTCTCCCTATGCCAAAAAAGTATATGCAATCGAATTAAACCAGAATGCATCATTATGTGCTCTTGAAAATTTTAAATCTTATCCTAACATCCAGTTAATAAGTGGTGATGCTAAAAATATTGAATTTCGCGAAAAAGCAGATCTCATAATATGTGAAATGCTGGATACTGCTTTGATTGACGAAGAACAAATACCTGTCATTAAAAACATGTCACAATACTTAAAAAAGAATGGTAAAATTATTCCCTACAAAATATTAACTGGAATAGAACCGGTGAGTATGAAAGCAGAACATATATGCTATGAAAATGAGGAATTACCCTATCAAGAAGTATTAGGGGACCTTCAAATATATAATGAAATTAATTTTATAAAAGAAATAAAGGAAAACCTCAATGTAGACTTGCAAATTAAAATAAATAAAAAAGGAACATTTTCAGGAGTTAAATTAACCAGTTTTACCCTTTTAACACAGGATATGGTCTGCGGTCCAACTCCTATGATGAATCCCCCTATGTTTATTCCCACTAGCAAAATAAATGTGGAAAAAAACAATAAAATAAGAATAAATTTAAAATACCAGATGGGTGGTGGATTAGATAGCATTAGAATTAAAGCTAAAAAAATTTTTAAATAA
- a CDS encoding phospho-N-acetylmuramoyl-pentapeptide-transferase, translating to MNVYYTGIYIFILTFLASTFFTVFVRKVLKNAGITDSPIVTEHQHKTGTPTMGGMAILLSMLIISCIYFGNKNLIITCMMMLTAGIIGMMDDLIGLKTKEVQDIIRNIYKAPIKIGKLTLKTGEEARVATEKAKEELKKFLAEKKVEIIGKAPIKNEVEEREKIFAQFLIALFLIVTGTVSYTIGGVNWGIFVIPLVIFGIIGAINAINLIDGMDGLAAGIMAIASAACGFILLLNGNIAFAVPFIAISGICCGFLVFNKYPATIFMGDTGSFALGAGYATAAILGDIVYFAVIALAVPIISVIISLLHRSKIIKLPVEPLHHTLHYKGFSEKKITAIYWISTLIICITLIYFYGFF from the coding sequence TTGAATGTTTACTATACTGGTATTTACATATTTATTTTAACATTTTTAGCTTCAACATTTTTCACAGTTTTTGTAAGAAAGGTACTGAAAAATGCAGGAATCACAGACAGTCCTATTGTAACTGAGCATCAGCACAAAACAGGTACACCTACCATGGGTGGAATGGCCATATTATTGAGCATGCTCATAATTTCATGTATCTATTTCGGAAATAAAAACCTTATAATAACGTGCATGATGATGTTAACTGCAGGTATTATAGGCATGATGGATGATTTGATTGGACTTAAAACCAAAGAGGTTCAGGATATAATCCGAAATATCTACAAGGCCCCTATAAAAATTGGAAAATTGACTTTAAAAACTGGTGAAGAAGCACGAGTTGCTACTGAGAAGGCAAAAGAAGAACTTAAAAAATTCTTAGCTGAGAAAAAAGTGGAAATTATTGGAAAAGCTCCTATAAAAAATGAGGTAGAAGAAAGAGAGAAAATCTTTGCCCAGTTTTTAATTGCACTATTTCTAATAGTAACTGGAACAGTTAGTTACACTATTGGTGGGGTTAACTGGGGAATATTTGTAATTCCGCTGGTAATATTTGGTATAATAGGTGCAATAAATGCTATTAACCTTATTGATGGTATGGATGGTCTTGCTGCGGGAATAATGGCCATAGCATCTGCTGCATGTGGATTTATATTACTATTAAATGGAAATATTGCTTTTGCAGTTCCTTTTATAGCTATATCTGGAATATGCTGTGGATTTTTGGTTTTCAATAAGTATCCTGCAACCATATTTATGGGGGACACAGGTTCTTTTGCTTTAGGGGCAGGTTATGCCACTGCAGCTATTTTAGGAGATATAGTATATTTTGCAGTCATTGCTTTGGCGGTACCAATAATATCGGTAATAATAAGTCTTTTACATCGATCAAAGATTATAAAATTACCAGTTGAGCCTTTACATCATACCTTACATTACAAAGGCTTTTCTGAGAAGAAAATTACAGCCATCTACTGGATTTCTACTTTGATTATATGTATAACATTGATCTATTTTTACGGATTTTTCTAA
- a CDS encoding ATP-dependent protease LonB, translating into MTNLTKNSNNSLNLNTYETSKDIKVPDRLIDQIIGQKEAVETVKKAAKQRRNVLLIGEPGIGKSMLAMAMAELLPPEQLQDILVYPNMEDSNNPLIGAVPAGEGKAIVLNHKTKAKAQDDKKNMFMMIIISLILVIGFILKQYLAAIIAAGIVFLALQQMRPKTSVMIPKLLVSNEKNKIAPFVDATGAHAGALLGDVRHDPYQSGGLGTPAHERVEAGMIHRAHNGVLYIDEIGTMKMRTQQELLTAMQEKKYSITGQSETSSGAMVRSQVVPCDFVLVASGNIQVLEGMHIALRSRIRGYGYEVFMKDSMKDTPENRQKLVQFVAQEVVKDGRIPHFNKEAVKEIIREAQRRAGKKDSLTLCLRDLGGLVRAAGDIAKGEGTEFVELKHVLNAKKLARTLEQQIADRYIVQKKKYRVFKSEGTEIGRVNGLAIIGDRSGIILPIVAEAAPAQSKEEGRIIATGKLGEIAKEAVQNVSALIKKHTGTDISNYDIHIQFLQAYEGVEGDSASVSVATAVVSALEEIPIDQSVALTGSLSIRGDVLPVGGVTGKIEAAAEAGITKVLIPKSNIHDVLIEKRYEEKIEIIPVETLSDVLKHALIGKGKKGLLEKMQKIGEIVPKGILQNPTTH; encoded by the coding sequence ATGACAAATTTAACCAAAAACTCCAACAATTCATTAAATTTGAATACTTACGAAACATCTAAAGATATTAAAGTTCCAGATAGGCTTATTGACCAAATTATTGGTCAGAAAGAAGCAGTTGAAACTGTAAAAAAGGCTGCTAAGCAGAGAAGGAATGTTCTGTTAATTGGTGAACCCGGTATTGGTAAATCAATGCTAGCTATGGCTATGGCAGAATTGTTACCTCCTGAACAATTGCAAGACATATTAGTCTATCCAAACATGGAAGATTCTAACAATCCGTTAATTGGTGCTGTTCCAGCTGGAGAAGGAAAGGCCATAGTGTTGAATCATAAAACCAAGGCAAAAGCTCAGGATGACAAGAAAAACATGTTTATGATGATCATTATTTCCCTTATACTGGTCATCGGATTCATTTTGAAACAGTATCTCGCAGCTATAATTGCAGCAGGTATTGTATTTTTAGCTCTTCAACAAATGAGACCTAAAACATCTGTTATGATACCTAAACTTTTGGTATCTAATGAAAAAAATAAAATAGCTCCTTTTGTTGATGCTACTGGTGCACATGCCGGAGCTCTTCTAGGTGATGTTAGACATGATCCGTACCAATCTGGAGGTCTGGGAACTCCTGCTCATGAGCGTGTTGAAGCAGGAATGATTCACCGTGCACACAACGGAGTTCTTTACATTGACGAAATTGGTACAATGAAGATGAGAACCCAGCAGGAACTACTTACTGCCATGCAAGAGAAGAAATACTCAATCACTGGACAGAGTGAAACAAGCAGTGGAGCTATGGTTCGTTCACAAGTTGTGCCCTGTGACTTTGTCCTGGTTGCATCAGGAAATATACAAGTCTTAGAAGGAATGCACATAGCTCTTAGGTCAAGAATACGGGGTTATGGTTATGAAGTATTTATGAAAGACAGTATGAAAGACACTCCTGAAAATCGGCAGAAACTGGTGCAGTTCGTTGCTCAAGAAGTAGTTAAAGATGGTAGAATACCACACTTCAATAAAGAAGCTGTAAAAGAAATCATCAGAGAAGCTCAACGAAGAGCAGGTAAAAAAGATTCACTAACTCTATGTTTAAGAGATTTAGGTGGTTTGGTCCGGGCTGCAGGTGACATTGCAAAAGGAGAGGGCACAGAGTTTGTCGAGTTAAAACATGTTCTCAACGCTAAAAAACTTGCAAGGACCCTTGAACAACAGATTGCAGATCGTTACATTGTACAAAAAAAGAAATATAGGGTATTCAAATCAGAAGGAACAGAGATAGGGCGTGTCAATGGATTGGCCATAATTGGAGATAGAAGTGGTATTATACTTCCAATAGTTGCTGAAGCTGCTCCAGCTCAAAGTAAAGAAGAGGGAAGAATAATAGCCACGGGTAAATTAGGAGAAATTGCCAAGGAAGCTGTTCAAAACGTCAGTGCCCTAATAAAAAAACATACTGGAACCGATATTTCAAATTACGATATCCATATACAATTCCTACAAGCATATGAAGGAGTAGAAGGAGACAGTGCCAGTGTTTCTGTGGCTACTGCAGTAGTATCTGCCTTGGAAGAAATACCTATTGATCAATCAGTTGCACTAACTGGTTCATTGAGTATACGTGGTGATGTTCTCCCTGTAGGTGGAGTAACCGGTAAAATCGAAGCTGCTGCCGAGGCAGGGATCACAAAAGTTCTTATACCAAAATCAAACATTCATGATGTTCTGATTGAAAAGAGATATGAAGAAAAAATTGAAATAATACCAGTGGAAACACTTAGTGATGTCTTAAAACATGCTCTTATTGGTAAAGGTAAAAAAGGACTTTTAGAAAAGATGCAAAAAATCGGGGAAATTGTCCCTAAAGGCATTTTACAAAATCCCACAACCCACTAA
- a CDS encoding nickel-responsive transcriptional regulator NikR, whose product MMRISMSLPKKLLNEFDDVLRDRGYQSRSKGIRDALKDYIVRYQWMNEMEGDRIGIIAVIYDHHFTDVMEDLTDIQHDYRDYINAVMHVHMTEKYCLEIIVVKGDVKYIRELTEKIMRLKGVEHVRLTSTTAGETIDHD is encoded by the coding sequence ATGATGAGAATAAGCATGTCATTACCAAAAAAATTGTTAAATGAATTTGATGATGTTTTACGGGATCGAGGTTACCAATCCCGTTCAAAAGGAATAAGAGATGCATTAAAAGATTACATTGTCCGTTACCAATGGATGAATGAAATGGAAGGAGATAGAATAGGGATTATCGCCGTTATTTACGACCATCATTTCACCGACGTAATGGAGGACCTGACCGACATCCAGCACGACTACCGTGACTATATAAACGCAGTTATGCATGTTCACATGACTGAAAAGTACTGTCTTGAAATTATTGTAGTAAAAGGAGACGTTAAATACATAAGAGAACTGACTGAAAAGATAATGAGATTAAAAGGCGTAGAACATGTTAGATTAACCAGTACCACTGCAGGAGAAACAATCGACCACGATTAA
- the cobQ gene encoding cobyric acid synthase CobQ, whose amino-acid sequence MVQGTSSNAGKSVVVAALCRIFSKRGYAVTPFKSQNMSLNSFTTKENAEIAMAQVLQAEAAGVDPSYNMNPILLKPKEDFISQVIVHGKPVNDMNFYDYQNSFRNKAIKAIKQSLDKLKEEYDIIVMEGAGSPAEINMMDRDLANMKIAAMADADVILVADIDRGGVFASIAGTFALLNEEDRNRIKGIIINKFRGNLDILIPGIKQIEEIVRVPVLGVVPYDESLKLPEEDSASLSERNYKKGEKVTIGVLRLPRISNFTDIDPLEYEPDMGIKLIEMGSNMGKIDALILPGTRNTIGDLITLKKYGFEDEIKEISHEIPIFGICGGYQILGEKIFDESLKESKYGSVEGIGILDIKTKFEKMDKIITQSKGEILGSSLFSSLKGKLVKGYELHEGISVIGETKPMFKVVEGCGNYPKSGFDGATSGLTSGTYFHGIFHNFQFRRVFTDYLRMENSLDPLKFQYDDFEDLKTFSINRLAEIVEENIDMSVIDNLIKS is encoded by the coding sequence ATGGTACAGGGAACATCTTCTAATGCAGGTAAAAGTGTGGTTGTAGCGGCTCTCTGCAGAATTTTTTCCAAAAGGGGATATGCTGTAACCCCTTTTAAATCACAAAATATGTCACTTAACTCTTTTACTACTAAAGAAAATGCAGAAATTGCAATGGCCCAGGTTTTACAGGCGGAAGCAGCAGGAGTAGATCCATCATATAACATGAATCCTATCCTTCTAAAACCAAAAGAAGATTTTATCTCACAAGTAATTGTACATGGAAAACCTGTGAACGATATGAACTTCTACGATTACCAAAATTCTTTTAGAAACAAAGCCATCAAAGCTATCAAACAATCATTAGACAAATTAAAAGAGGAATACGATATAATAGTTATGGAAGGAGCTGGATCTCCAGCTGAAATAAACATGATGGATCGTGACCTGGCTAACATGAAAATCGCGGCGATGGCTGATGCCGACGTTATACTAGTTGCAGATATTGACCGGGGAGGCGTTTTTGCTTCTATTGCTGGAACATTCGCACTTTTAAATGAAGAAGATAGAAACCGGATCAAAGGTATTATAATCAACAAGTTTCGAGGTAATCTGGATATATTAATACCAGGGATAAAGCAGATTGAAGAGATTGTAAGAGTCCCTGTACTGGGCGTGGTACCCTATGATGAAAGTCTCAAACTTCCAGAAGAAGATTCAGCATCCCTATCCGAACGGAATTATAAAAAAGGCGAAAAAGTAACTATAGGAGTTCTAAGACTTCCACGCATTTCCAATTTTACAGATATAGATCCTTTGGAATATGAACCCGACATGGGAATTAAATTGATTGAAATGGGATCTAATATGGGTAAAATAGATGCCCTCATATTGCCTGGAACCCGTAATACCATTGGAGATCTTATAACACTTAAAAAATATGGATTTGAAGATGAAATTAAAGAAATATCTCATGAAATACCTATATTTGGTATATGTGGTGGTTATCAAATATTAGGCGAAAAGATATTTGATGAATCATTAAAAGAATCAAAATACGGTTCTGTGGAAGGAATTGGAATCCTGGACATTAAAACAAAATTTGAGAAAATGGACAAAATAATAACCCAAAGCAAAGGCGAAATATTAGGAAGTAGTCTATTTTCAAGTTTAAAAGGAAAACTGGTTAAAGGATATGAGCTTCATGAAGGTATTTCTGTTATAGGTGAAACCAAACCCATGTTCAAAGTAGTTGAAGGCTGCGGTAATTATCCTAAATCTGGCTTTGATGGTGCAACTTCTGGTTTAACCTCTGGGACATATTTTCATGGAATATTCCACAATTTCCAATTTAGAAGAGTCTTCACTGACTACTTAAGAATGGAAAATAGTCTTGATCCATTAAAATTCCAATATGACGATTTTGAAGATTTAAAAACATTTTCCATAAATCGACTAGCAGAAATAGTTGAAGAAAACATAGATATGAGTGTTATAGACAATTTAATAAAATCTTAA
- a CDS encoding ribose-phosphate diphosphokinase — protein sequence MIIGGSASQKLAAKIAAELQETLCPIETRKFPDGERYIRINGKIEEKAVVVQSTGFPQDENLVELLFIIKTLKDLGVKTIKTVIPYFGYGRQEKRFKSGEAISAQIIAELLESAGVSELFCVNLHENNMANFFNIPLHELSAMPLIAQTIKRTIDDPIIIAPDKGALDHAQELAGLLDCDCDYLEKTRISPEKVETKPKNMNIEGKHAVIIDDIISTGGTIVNASQILKSHDAKKITVACVHPVMVDDALLKIFASGVDDVIATDTLRSDVSVISLAPLIADALKK from the coding sequence TTGATAATTGGAGGCTCAGCATCCCAAAAATTAGCTGCTAAAATTGCAGCAGAATTACAAGAGACATTATGCCCTATTGAAACCCGTAAATTTCCTGATGGAGAGAGATATATACGTATTAATGGAAAAATAGAAGAAAAAGCAGTTGTTGTTCAATCTACAGGTTTTCCTCAGGACGAAAATTTAGTTGAACTCTTATTTATTATTAAAACCCTTAAAGATCTGGGCGTTAAAACCATTAAAACAGTTATACCTTATTTTGGATATGGTAGACAAGAAAAACGTTTTAAATCGGGAGAAGCTATTTCAGCTCAGATTATAGCTGAACTACTTGAATCGGCAGGTGTTTCTGAATTATTTTGTGTGAATCTCCATGAAAACAATATGGCCAATTTTTTTAACATCCCCTTACATGAACTATCAGCTATGCCTCTGATTGCCCAAACTATTAAAAGAACTATTGACGATCCTATAATAATAGCCCCTGATAAAGGTGCCCTAGATCATGCCCAGGAGCTTGCTGGTCTGTTAGACTGTGACTGTGACTATCTTGAAAAAACACGCATATCCCCAGAAAAGGTGGAAACTAAGCCTAAAAATATGAATATTGAGGGTAAGCATGCAGTTATAATTGATGATATTATCAGCACTGGAGGAACAATTGTTAATGCATCTCAGATTTTAAAAAGTCATGATGCTAAAAAGATAACAGTAGCTTGTGTTCATCCAGTAATGGTTGACGATGCACTGCTTAAAATATTTGCAAGTGGTGTTGATGATGTAATTGCCACCGACACTTTACGATCAGATGTGAGCGTAATTTCGTTGGCCCCCCTAATTGCAGATGCCCTTAAAAAATAA
- a CDS encoding anion transporter, whose translation MLIPLEGLSFAGHASIALLVFAVIMWGTETVPLAVTSLIILFIQPILGIESFDNAVIGFANPILFLMIGGFIIAEAIRKSGLAKRITYIMLSKLGTTPNMTLFAAVFSTGLMSAWIENVVAFAMLLPVIKEVISLMGVKDAKWGKSNFAKAMILGASYGSLAGGFGTEIGTAPNLMAAAYTHIPFVDWMIFGFPLAIIMMLVIWKVLGIIFPPEVKEIKGGKEIINSTISNLGPMSRNEKFSLGILLFTIFLWVTTQFTGLNSYSIALIGATLFFIFGIIDWKDAQKNVDWGLIVFFGGALSLGAALLNTGAASWLIKDLVSLVGNDPSALVMTVILMVIAVVLTQVMSNIALSAILIPLSVTFEGATGLPTGTYAVPVAIACSLSFMFPMADPTVAMAHGTGYVSVKEILKAGVPLVIIGIIMTLVIVFTIARPVLAGI comes from the coding sequence ATGTTAATACCGTTAGAGGGTTTAAGTTTCGCGGGACATGCATCAATTGCTCTTTTAGTTTTTGCAGTTATAATGTGGGGAACAGAAACAGTCCCCCTAGCAGTTACCTCATTAATAATATTGTTCATACAACCAATATTAGGTATTGAAAGCTTTGATAATGCAGTGATTGGTTTTGCCAATCCTATACTTTTTTTAATGATAGGTGGATTTATCATTGCTGAAGCCATAAGAAAAAGCGGTCTGGCTAAGCGAATAACATATATTATGTTGTCTAAATTAGGAACAACACCTAATATGACATTATTTGCTGCTGTTTTTTCAACAGGTTTGATGTCTGCTTGGATTGAAAATGTGGTGGCATTTGCTATGCTCTTACCTGTTATTAAAGAAGTGATTTCTTTGATGGGAGTCAAAGATGCTAAATGGGGTAAAAGCAATTTTGCCAAGGCCATGATCCTGGGGGCATCTTATGGTTCATTAGCTGGTGGTTTTGGAACGGAAATTGGAACTGCACCCAACCTTATGGCAGCAGCTTATACTCATATACCATTTGTTGACTGGATGATATTCGGTTTTCCACTGGCCATAATTATGATGCTGGTTATTTGGAAAGTTTTGGGCATCATATTTCCTCCTGAAGTTAAGGAGATTAAAGGTGGAAAAGAGATAATCAACTCCACTATTAGTAATCTGGGGCCAATGTCAAGAAATGAGAAATTTTCCTTAGGTATACTTTTATTTACAATATTTTTATGGGTGACGACTCAGTTTACTGGACTGAATAGTTATTCCATTGCATTGATTGGTGCAACATTATTCTTTATTTTCGGCATAATAGATTGGAAAGATGCACAAAAAAATGTGGATTGGGGTTTAATTGTATTCTTTGGAGGTGCACTATCATTAGGGGCAGCTTTACTTAATACGGGTGCTGCCAGCTGGTTGATTAAGGATTTAGTATCTTTAGTAGGTAATGATCCTTCTGCTTTAGTAATGACAGTAATCCTTATGGTAATTGCAGTTGTTTTAACCCAAGTCATGTCGAATATAGCATTATCTGCCATACTAATACCATTATCGGTAACTTTTGAAGGGGCAACAGGCCTTCCAACAGGAACTTATGCGGTCCCCGTTGCAATAGCATGTTCGTTATCTTTCATGTTTCCAATGGCAGATCCAACTGTGGCCATGGCCCACGGAACAGGTTACGTGTCCGTAAAAGAAATATTAAAGGCAGGAGTTCCTCTGGTTATTATTGGAATAATAATGACTCTGGTGATTGTTTTTACCATTGCCCGTCCAGTACTGGCTGGAATTTAA